A genomic window from Etheostoma spectabile isolate EspeVRDwgs_2016 chromosome 13, UIUC_Espe_1.0, whole genome shotgun sequence includes:
- the dpf2 gene encoding zinc finger protein ubi-d4 isoform X2, with translation MAAVVENVVKLLGEQYYRDAMEQCHNYNARLCAERSVRMPFLDSQTGVAQSNCYIWMEKKHRGPGMAPGQLYTYPSRRWRKKRRSLPQEDPRLIIPPVKSEVDVGLKKDALLSADGSSLEALLKGESLEKRTITELRGSEEDSNQSDYTGGLNPAARIRKRVLEPDDFLDDLDDEDYDEDTPKRRGKGKGKGRGAGSNRKKLDTAALEDRDKPYACDICGKRYKNRPGLSYHYAHSHLAEEEGEEKEEMENNEPALSLPDEPKTPKKGPDGLALPNNYCDFCLGDSKTNHKTGQSEELVSCSDCGRSGHPSCLQFTPVMMAAVKTYRWQCIECKCCNICGTSENDDQLLFCDDCDRGYHMYCLNPPMAEPPEGSWSCHLCLDLLKDKASIYQNQNAPPS, from the exons ATGGCAGCTGTTGTTGAGAATGTTGTCAAACT GTTGGGAGAGCAGTACTACAGAGATGCCATGGAACAATGTCACAACTACAATGCCAGGCTCTGTGCTGAGAGGAGCGTCCGGATGCCATTCCTCGACTCTCAGACCGGTGTGGCTCAAAGCAACTGCTACATTTGGATGGAAAAGAAACACAGGGGACCAG GCATGGCTCCAGGGCAGCTCTACACCTACCCATccaggaggtggaggaagaaaCGACGATCTCTTCCTCAGGAGGACCCCCGGCTCATCATCCCACCTGTCAAGTCAG AGGTGGATGTAGGCCTAAAGAAGGATGCTCTGTTATCAGCGGATGGCAGCAGCCTGGAGGCCCTGCTGAAGGGGGAGTCCTTGGAAAAACGGACGATCACAGAGCTCCGAGGCTCCGAGGAGGATTCAAACCAGAGTGACTACACCGGAGGCCTGAACCCTGCTGCTAGGATTAGAAAG AGAGTCCTTGAGCCGGATGACTTCCTGGATGACCTGGATGATGAAGACTACGATGAAGACACGCCTAAAAGAAGAGGCAAGGGAAAGgggaag GGCCGAGGAGCAGGCAGTAATAGAAAGAAGCTGGACACAGCAGCCCTGGAGGACCGAGACAAGCCCTACGCCTGTGACA TCTGTGGGAAGCGTTACAAGAACCGTCCCGGCCTGAGCTACCACTACGCCCACTCCCACCTGGCTGAGGAGGAGGgtgaggagaaagaagagatgGAGAACAATGAGCCTGCCCTGTCGCTGCCTGATGAGCCTAAAA CTCCCAAGAAAGGCCCAGATGGTCTCGCATTGCCTAATAATTACTGTGATTTCTGCCTGGGAGACTctaaaaccaatcacaagacAGGCCAGTCAGAAGAGCTGGTGTCCTGCTCCGACTGCGGACGCTCAG GCCACCCTTCCTGCCTGCAGTTCACTCCTGTAATGATGGCTGCTGTGAAGACGTACCGCTGGCAGTGCATAGAGTGCAAGTGCTGCAACATATGCGGCACCTCCGAGAATGAC GACCAGCTTCTGTTCTGTGACGACTGTGATAGAGGCTATCACATGTATTGTCTCAACCCACCCATGGCTGAACCTCCAGAGG GGAGCTGGAGCTGTCATCTATGTCTGGACCTTTTGAAAGACAAGGCATCAATATACCAGAACCAGAACGCCCCACCATCGTGA
- the dpf2 gene encoding zinc finger protein ubi-d4 isoform X1 — MAAVVENVVKLLGEQYYRDAMEQCHNYNARLCAERSVRMPFLDSQTGVAQSNCYIWMEKKHRGPGMAPGQLYTYPSRRWRKKRRSLPQEDPRLIIPPVKSEVDVGLKKDALLSADGSSLEALLKGESLEKRTITELRGSEEDSNQSDYTGGLNPAARIRKRVLEPDDFLDDLDDEDYDEDTPKRRGKGKGKGRGAGSNRKKLDTAALEDRDKPYACDNTIKQKHISKPSERVCGKRYKNRPGLSYHYAHSHLAEEEGEEKEEMENNEPALSLPDEPKTPKKGPDGLALPNNYCDFCLGDSKTNHKTGQSEELVSCSDCGRSGHPSCLQFTPVMMAAVKTYRWQCIECKCCNICGTSENDDQLLFCDDCDRGYHMYCLNPPMAEPPEGSWSCHLCLDLLKDKASIYQNQNAPPS, encoded by the exons ATGGCAGCTGTTGTTGAGAATGTTGTCAAACT GTTGGGAGAGCAGTACTACAGAGATGCCATGGAACAATGTCACAACTACAATGCCAGGCTCTGTGCTGAGAGGAGCGTCCGGATGCCATTCCTCGACTCTCAGACCGGTGTGGCTCAAAGCAACTGCTACATTTGGATGGAAAAGAAACACAGGGGACCAG GCATGGCTCCAGGGCAGCTCTACACCTACCCATccaggaggtggaggaagaaaCGACGATCTCTTCCTCAGGAGGACCCCCGGCTCATCATCCCACCTGTCAAGTCAG AGGTGGATGTAGGCCTAAAGAAGGATGCTCTGTTATCAGCGGATGGCAGCAGCCTGGAGGCCCTGCTGAAGGGGGAGTCCTTGGAAAAACGGACGATCACAGAGCTCCGAGGCTCCGAGGAGGATTCAAACCAGAGTGACTACACCGGAGGCCTGAACCCTGCTGCTAGGATTAGAAAG AGAGTCCTTGAGCCGGATGACTTCCTGGATGACCTGGATGATGAAGACTACGATGAAGACACGCCTAAAAGAAGAGGCAAGGGAAAGgggaag GGCCGAGGAGCAGGCAGTAATAGAAAGAAGCTGGACACAGCAGCCCTGGAGGACCGAGACAAGCCCTACGCCTGTGACA aCACTATCAAACAAAAGCATATTTCAAAACCTTCTGAAAGAG TCTGTGGGAAGCGTTACAAGAACCGTCCCGGCCTGAGCTACCACTACGCCCACTCCCACCTGGCTGAGGAGGAGGgtgaggagaaagaagagatgGAGAACAATGAGCCTGCCCTGTCGCTGCCTGATGAGCCTAAAA CTCCCAAGAAAGGCCCAGATGGTCTCGCATTGCCTAATAATTACTGTGATTTCTGCCTGGGAGACTctaaaaccaatcacaagacAGGCCAGTCAGAAGAGCTGGTGTCCTGCTCCGACTGCGGACGCTCAG GCCACCCTTCCTGCCTGCAGTTCACTCCTGTAATGATGGCTGCTGTGAAGACGTACCGCTGGCAGTGCATAGAGTGCAAGTGCTGCAACATATGCGGCACCTCCGAGAATGAC GACCAGCTTCTGTTCTGTGACGACTGTGATAGAGGCTATCACATGTATTGTCTCAACCCACCCATGGCTGAACCTCCAGAGG GGAGCTGGAGCTGTCATCTATGTCTGGACCTTTTGAAAGACAAGGCATCAATATACCAGAACCAGAACGCCCCACCATCGTGA